The Dermacentor albipictus isolate Rhodes 1998 colony chromosome 2, USDA_Dalb.pri_finalv2, whole genome shotgun sequence genome has a segment encoding these proteins:
- the LOC135908195 gene encoding monocarboxylate transporter 12-like isoform X1: MLLNSTALVMLAKTPSPMRLGWTRSTVHLPQNGVKKPGCYGSTNIENSACQISIQQKQRPQPTTKLGLEESASLKDVMTIFTMPSFYVLLVAVIVGDFTTVEVFGTMVDYSLDKGIPVETAKHMITLFSIGQVAGRTVAPLVADCMPWTRRPLYSISFAVVSVCLIAMPHVSSFATFVSLSLLVGVSQGYILCIRYVLTAEFVGVQRTAACSGIIGVVMVPAYLVSPKLVGIFRDASGSYDNYYRTLGAFSLAAAVLFAAYDACSRIPTERTKPVKDEGGVKYNCRT, encoded by the exons ATGCTTTTAAACTCAACGGCATTAGTCATGCTGGCCAAAACCCCTTCTCCTATGCGACTGGGTTGGACACGAAGTACAGTGCACCTTCCGCAGAATGGCGTCAAGAAACCAGGGTGTTATGGTTCCACCAATATCGAAAACTCCGCCTGCCAAATCAG CATTCAACAAAAGCAAAGACCACAACCAACGACAAAATTGGGGCTTGAAGAGAGCGCCTCACTGAAAGACGTGATGACGATCTTCACCATGCCTTCCTTCTACGTTCTCCTCGTAGCAGTAATCGTCGGGGACTTCACGACGGTCGAAGTCTTCGGAACCATGGTGGATTACAGTCTAGACAAAGGCATACCAGTTGAGACTGCCAAACACATGATAACGCTGTTCTCAATAGGTCAGGTTGCCGGCCGCACAGTGGCACCTTTGGTAGCCGACTGCATGCCCTGGACCCGTCGTCCTTTGTACTCTATCAGCTTCGCGGTAGTCAGCGTGTGCCTCATCGCAATGCCTCATGTGTCCAGCTTTGCGACCTTCGTATCACTCTCGTTGCTAGTAGGAGTGTCTCAAGGGTACATTTTGTGCATCAGGTACGTGCTTACCGCGGAATTCGTGGGTGTCCAACGGACGGCGGCTTGCAGCGGCATCATCGGCGTCGTCATGGTGCCTGCGTACCTTGTCAGCCCGAAGTTAGTAG GTATCTTCCGTGACGCAAGTGGTTCGTACGACAACTATTACCGCACACTGGGAGCCTTCAGCTTAGCGGCCGCCGTTCTCTTCGCAGCGTACGATGCTTGCAGCCGGATTCCCACGGAGCGCACAAAACCGGTCAAGGACGAAGGCGGCGTGAAGTACAATTGTCGAACTTAA